In the genome of Melospiza melodia melodia isolate bMelMel2 chromosome 20, bMelMel2.pri, whole genome shotgun sequence, the window GAATCCAGAATATTTTCAGATTGATGCATTTCTTTATTGATAAATGTCTGCATTTCTCAGCAGCTCAAATCTGAGTCCTGTTATAATTATTCTTAAAGATACTGTTGATTCTGCAATGATTGAAGAAATAATCCAAGAAACACTACCTTGTAACTATCCACAGGTTTTCCTTCTCTTAATTTAAGATAATTACAATATGAAATTTAGAGcattatatatatttttcaaTGCCAGCAAGCCTGACATGCTGGATATTAATACTAGAAACATGGAATTCTAAGCTAGATACAGAGTATTAGAGTTCAGAGAGCTGTTAGAAAAATTAGAGGGaaataatattttccattttatgCACCTGTGTGACCATTCTTTCTTATTCAAGAGAATGCAAAAGAATAGCATTCTTATCTGGCAACATTTTTCAAAATATTAGACTGCTGTGTTAAAACAACCAAGTTCCTACCTGGACTTCTTTTAGGCTTGCAAATATTTAATACTGGGCTCTGATTCTCAAGTGGAAAATGAAAAGTAATAAACATTTTTCCTGGATGGAAAAACCACAGTGGAAAGTATGCAGTCTGCATTTGTGTACTTCCAAGCCTGatagtttaaaatatttattttcaaatagTTTTAAAATACTTGGAATTTTAAAACAATTGTTTTAAAAGGCAAAACTGTATTGATGCCACCCTTCATTCTGACCTGCCACTTGTTTCCTGCTCCCACAAGACAATGTCACCTCACTAGCTAAGATTTCTAGAGAATCATCAAGAATAACACACTAACATGACATCATTTTTGACCACAAGCCTTTTTGGCAGACAGGTGAGCCCACGGCACAGGCAATGTCTTCTTGCATTAAGACAAGGATGTTGTGTTTCAGCTACAGAGAGAAAGGTTTACATAACAATTGTACTGCCCTGCACAGGGAGCCTGCAGCAGCAAGGGAACTCTCAGCAAGAAAGTTTGAGTAAGTTTTTCCTCCCTCATTTCTAAAATTAAAGCTCACTATTTCTGGTTTGAGAGCATTGTTGCAGAGAAGTGTGGCACTTGCAGAAACAGTTGACACTTAGCAGCAACTCAGGCTGACTTGAGGATTGTCCTCTGGAACTTCCATAACTTTCTTCTCTAGCTCTGTGGAAACAAAAAAGTTATAAAATCAACATACAAGAAGTTATACTATCTGATATTATGGGTAACAAAAGCTGGATGCAGGCTCAGTCACTCCTGCAGGATAAAACCTGGGCAGACAAGGATATGAACATGCTTGCAGGTGTTTGAAACTGGCTCTAATGCTTGAAAAAACCTTCCCAATCCTTCAGTGTACAACAAGAAAAATGCACACAAAAAGCAAAACTCCACATACTGATGAGATTTCCTGCTCCAATTTGGGCCCTGTGCCCAGGAGTGCTCTCCAGCTCCTTTAtcatggactgttcaaaggccaAGGCAGCAACTCGGGAAAAGAATTCTTTGACATTTTCTCCTAGGGAACAAGACAGAAATGATGTGTTTTTATAAAGGCACATCAACAGATGAGAAAGCATAACAAGCACATCTGTGAACAGCTGACTGCTCAATATTGGGACGGAACAGGCCTCTCCAAGAATCTGTCTCTCATTCTGATCACTGCAGAAAGAATTTCTAATTTTCTTACTTTGGAATACTGTACCCTGTGCTGCACCTTTATTTTTAGCCAGCAACAGAGAGAATTCATCTTGTGGTGTAATCTTTTTCCATTACAAACGTTGAGTAGTAGTGCACATGTGTATTTATGTAACTATCTATGAATTATACATGCTCAGATACTGCAAAGCAGCTTGATTATTTCTTTCTGCACACACAACAGTAAAAGCACACATACAAACACTCAAATAAAACCAGCCATTAATAAGCCTGAAGTTTCTCATAGCAACAAAatacaagaacaacaaaaaacctgGCAATGGGGGGATAGTAAGTTCCTCCCACTCCAACATCAGCCATGGTGGTGATGCTATTTTCACATCCTTTGCAGTGATTTACCTGTTTTGGCTGAAACCGACCAGTACTCTGCCTGCATCTCCTTGGCAAAGCGGATGGCATCGAGCTCTGTCCTGTCACACACAGCACCTGACTGGGCAaacaggggacagctgagcaaAGGGTGCCTGGGCTGCTGACAGCACACAGGCACTGCCACAGCACCCACACTGGGATGCTTCCCATTTTCTCAGTGGCCTTTCTGACCTTGCCTAGACTTGGGCAATGAAACAAAGCTGCAAGAACATTCAGCTATTTAGTACTGGCTTTACATGGAAGTGTCCACTCAGCTCCCACAGCACTGAAACAAAAGTTAACAAGTGACCCCTGTATCTAACACATTCTATGGTAAAGGACTATCAAGTCAGCAGCCAGTTAATGGTCTTTAAATCCTTGTCACCCCATCATTCTCAGCAGAGACCAACCAACTAGTAACAGAATAAACAAGTTTGTTTTCAAAgctttaaaaatctttttttctacAGAAAGACAAACACAAGACTGAGAATTGTATAGGGAGACTGCATTCACCCTGTTCTTTTGAAATTTATGTGATATTCAATTAAGTAAGAAACCTTCCCTGTTCCTGAGTAATGTACACACCATTGCTTAAAAACCAATTTCCCTCTAATTTTTCCAATAGCTCTCTGAACTCTAACACTCAGTTGTGAGTATCTAGCTTAGAATTCCACATTTCTAGGATTCATACCCAGCATGTCAGGCTTGCTGCCATAACAAAAATACATATAATGCTCTAAATTCCATACTGCAGTTACTTTAAATGGAGAGAAAGAAAACCTCTGAACAGTTACAGAGCAACAACAAAACCTTCAAGATCACTATGTATGTTTTATATGCTTGAAAAATGTCATGCAAGAAATATTTCACTAACTACCCATTTTTTTTAGAGTCTATTCTTTAATTGGTTTCAAGTGGACTGTTCAATTTACCTTTTAAGTTTTTCACTCAAGGTCTTTATCTCACTGACATTGTGCACAACTTGCAAGGGAAATGGCTGGAGGAACTAGGGAAAATCTGATTTCCTTATCTGCACTCAATTTACTCACCACCAAATCTTTTTTTGTTCCAACCAGAAAGATGAAGCTGGAATCTGGCTCATTCTTCTTCAATGCATCTTCTAACCACTGTctgaaataccaaaaaaaaaataaatcagtcaGAACAAGGAGTACAGGAGAACATGACAGACAATAAGGTCACAAGAAAAGTGAGTGGAAGAACTTGTGAGAGTATCAAAAGCCTTTTTTCTAGACAGGGAGAGCAGTAGCTATTCCAGCTCCTTTGAATACATGTCTCCCACTAAGGAAAAATCATACCCATGGCACAGTACAAATTCAATAATCACTTTAGCACCCACAGAGGATATTTCACAGTGTAAGGGAGAGGGGAAAGTTTGGTGCAAGATAAGGAATAAGAAAGCAAGGAGCAACTGAAAAGGTATGAACCACATAGCAGGTTGGGTACAAATGGGAATAAAGAGTGAAATAATCTATTCAGCATTATAAAACAGCTCCCTATGAAGGCTGTATGATTCTTGTCTCACAAGCTTTTATATTCTTGTTACTCTGGCAATCAAGTTTCTCTTGAGTCATCCAACACAAGTCAAGGAGGGAAGGGAGTGTGTGCGTGTGTGGGAAATCAGGTTCACAGGCTTCAATTACTTTCAGCCAAGCAGAGAcactaatatatatattattttacaaAGTCCTATGTAAATGAGCTAAGCACCATAGTACACATTCAAATAAGACAGAGTACAGGTTGTAAAGAAGTCTGTACCTGCATTACAGTCACAACAGCATGTTAGAAATACATATACCCTGAGCTGTGACAGCAGTGTGGGTCACAGATCCATGCAGGGATTTGCAGCCTGCACTAAAAGCAGAATGAGTTCACTCATAACAATCAGTGTGTTCTTGTAGCCAAATCATTACACAGACCTGAACTAGTAAGTTTAGCTGTATTTACACATACTTGGAGTTTtaattttttctcctctttttgacAGCCTATTTCCCATCAGTATCACAGAAACTAGGGAAAAAATTTAGGATAGCAGTGCACCTAAAAAATGAAAGGCTCTTGAGACATGATGCATGAGATGCATCTCATCAATTTTATCATTTACATTAGATTCCAGCCTGTTATTCTATTTATACcaaatgaagtaaaaaaaaaagcttctggaGTGCACTTCATCTTTTGCTGTATGTCTAGCTTTGGAAGGATCAAGCTTTTACTGAAGTGCCTCCCTTTCTGCACTGACATTAAAGTCAAGTGTAAGCAGTTCAAATTTATGCTATGcattttcttcagaaaaatcCCTCCCTATGTAATCCAAACTAGTAACTGTCATTTTTAATTTCTTAGCTCAATAGAAAATACACTCATGATCCAGCAAGCTCTTAACACCTACATATGGAAGGCAATTAAACCTGCTGTAAAAACCTTTAAAAGATAAGCCAAAATGCAGAAACTTACTTGGTGTGATCCAAAGTTTGGATATCAGCCAGATCAAACACTGTTATTATAGCTGCAATAAAAGACAAGACCAGAAAAAAAGGTAATTAAATTAGAAAGTGTATCAGAAGTCTCTCCAACCCGTCTTGTTAAACAGAGAGAATGTTTATGTATAAGGTGTAAGAACAGATTTAACACATAGGAAGTGCAAGACTATCCATTAGctcattccttttctttttctagcaCCCAATAAGACCTAAGTCTTCAATGTTTTATCTATAATGCTATCAACCCTTTCATTTTGGAACCACAAATTACCACATGACTGTCTCTTACCAAAGGAAAAGCCAGAAATATCCACTTCCAACTCCAGCATTAATCTCACCCAACCTCAAATTCTTTCCCCCTAGTTACAAGTGCCACTTTCTATCACTGCACCATCAGAACACTCAGAGCCAGCAGATGTGACAACACATCAAGTCATTGACTTCTTCATGCCTTCTTCCCTGCAACAATGGACAATCCATTCCACCACAGTGTGTCTGTAGGTACCTTCCTGAGGAGCCTATATGGATATAGGCTGCTGTACAAAACACAGCCTCCCAACAAAAGCAGGATCAAATTAATATTGCTCTCACCCTCTGCTCCTCGGTAGTAAGCAGATGCAATGCACTTGAACTTCTCCTGACCTGCTGTGTCCCATCTGTgcaatgggggaaaaaagaaatttcagGTTAATGAAAGCCAGGGTAACCTGAGTAAACATGTTAATGAAGCAGCAGACTGGTACAAGGCAGAGAAGAATGTGATACCAGGGAGGTGTCACCATCTGGAACATGTTATTCATTAACTTCTGAGAGAAATACACTAAAGCTCTATGAGTCAATGAAGACTCAAACACCATTTTtaccttttctttaaaaatactcaTTTTGGGCACAATTCAAATATTTGTATTCTGCATGCTAATGTCCTacccttaaaatatttttttctttcacctaTGTAATTTGCATGCATTTCTAGGGCAATCTAGTTTTGTAAATTTCCTGTGCTAATACTAGCTCAGTCACGTATTAGCCCATGTTAGAATCTTGCAACTGCTAGATAAGATATCTGTCTCTACATTATAAATTAGAGACCTGCAGCTCAGTCTAGCAGGTACTAATGACACCATTAAATAAAATCAGGAATGTCCTTCTCATTAATGAACATGATATGCAGTGCCTTCAGCTACTGCCAGTACtacagagtttggggttttttgcagccTCATACTGCCAGTCACAGATACTTGCAAATGTATCTTGTATGGAAATCTCTCAGCAAGAGGGGGCACTAGTGCTTATCATATGGAAATGTTCTACCCAGCTCCTGAAGACTTTGCAGATAAGGCAACCTGACCTTATTGCTTCAGTTTGCAAAATGCTGATGCATGAGTCTGGATTTTCAGAGGGACTCAAGTTCCAAAAGGAAAGCACCTGGCAAAACTTCCCAAACACAATTACAGTGAAATCAGTGGGAAATGGATTTTTCAGTAAATACCACAAGCCATCTATTTACATCAGTGATCTCACCAGAAAAAAAAGTGTTCCTAAGTAAAAAGGTTTTCAAAATTCATACACTAAAATACCTCATGCAAAGCATCTTATTTCTGCTCTAGGTCACACTACAGATGATTCCATAATGGCCTCTACAGAACAATGTTGCTGGCCACCAGAAACACAAAGGGACACCACTCCACTGACCCAAAGCAGGTGGAAGAAGGGCAGGATTCCCACAAGTCTGACAAGGAAAGTTGAAAATCAAAGATATTAGGTTCACATTCTAATAAAACCACTCCAGCCTTTCTGTGATGTAGGGATAATTAATTAATTGCTAATTAAGAGAGGGTGAAATCATTAGACAGCTTGTCATTAATTTCAATGACTGCAGGAATAAAACTCCCAGTAAAGCCAAGTTCAGTGCTCAGTGCTCACTGTGCCTACTAAACTCATTTCACAGACTGGGGTTACACTAGCACTGGTGGCTGTGACAAAAGCTTCCACTTCTCTTTCATGAATGTTGAGTAAAAGTGACAGAACTCCACTGAAATAGTACAAGACATTCAAGATGAATTTTCATTTACAAGCTTGTACTATTTTTTTTAGGCATGAAAAATCCAAGAGCAAAATTTCTACTAAAACTGCAAGTCCAGAGACAGAATATTTTCTTCAGATCACATTACTCTTTGTGCAATtgcattatattttaaaaatctttattcCACTACAGCCTGCAGCAATTCAAGCTCTGCTGAGACTGTACTCTGTGCAATGCTTAACCATGCTCTTTCAACTCACATCTGGAGGTTATATGGCATTCCAATTATCTCAAAACGTTCAATCTCAAAATCTACTCCAATGGTTGCCTTGTAGTCTCGGTCAAAATTATCTTTACAAAATCTGCAATGAAAAAAAGAGGATGAAAAGCTCATAAGACAAGTACAAATAATTGCAAAACTAACACTGACTAGGGTAAATTATGAAAAGAAAAAACTAACTGTGGATTTGCTATATAATGTAGAAGCAAACAAAAACATAAAAGcactaaaaaaagaagaaaaggaaatattGTTTAACAAACTAGAAAGCACATATATCTTAGTAAGCTCTCAGGATAATATGAGACTCAGAATAAAACATCTTTGGGCTCTCAAGGGAGGTACAGAACCTTCCAGTTTTAGTTACAAGGGAACATACTTTGGGTCGTAAAAAATGACCCAAATGAAACCTCGACTCAGACACTGAAATTGTTTTCTAGTTGTTCAGCCTTTAGACTGGATTCCTTAAGAAAACACTGTATTATATTTGACAAGATAAAAATACCTAAGAATGTCACATATTCTGACTGCAGTGCTAGAGCACAACTTTCTGTGGTGATGTACCAAGACTGTCTCATACTCTTGACCTCATTTTCTCTTCATTTAATAACAAAACCACTAAGTACTGGTTCAGGTTCAAACCAGAACCATGAAGCACTGCTCTGAAGCCAGCAATGGAAACATTATAACATTTCTCTGATAAACAAGAGAATCAAACCATCAGCTGAGATACACCATACCTGTTGATAAGACTGGTTTTCCCAACATGCAGGTCTCCTACCACAACCACTTTGGATATTTTCAGCCTGttataaatatttgaaaatattacATAGTGTTAGTAGTAATTTCACAGTCTCCTTTTACAAGTTCTGatttagatctttaaatttcAAGTGAGGAGCACAGGTACCTGTGACTTCAGTTTACCTACATGCCACTGTGCTGCATGGTGAGTTTTTAAATGTGAGAAAGAAAGCACCAAGAAACCAAAACCTTCTGCAGCAGAAATAGTCCATTTCTTactctgttaattttttttcttcatttcaatTCAGTGGAACAAATTTCATTAAATTAAAATTGCTTTGACTACAAGTACGTGCATTTGGCATAATTTTACATAAGTTTACACATAAGACCATAGTGCATCTGCATCCTTTGCATTCCAATTTATCCCAAGTTCCTGCTTGTACTATTAAAGTCAATGAAAGTCCTAAGTGCAGAAATAAAATTGCTGATAATAAAATAACCCACTGCAGAATGTGCCTCTGGGAAAAACAGCCCACAGAGTTAGAGGCAATACATTTTCTGACTATCTGGAATAATATTAATCTGAACCTGGCTTCATGCAAATAATCCTCTTTGCTCTGGGTCCTCCCCCAGGACACAGCAGATGGGCTTTAGGTGACTCAGTCTGCATTCTTAAAATTGAAACTGGATCTCTTTTAGGACATCCAGGTGGATAAGTGAATTTAAATTCATTTGTTGACCTAAACTTGGATTGACATCTTTTGTGCAAATGGTACAAAAATGGCTTAAGAGGTTTAATGCTCTTTTCTATCAAGGAATGGCCTTTTAACAAAGGAGTTAATCTTCTATTGAATACTATTTCTGGTTACATCAACTTCCATGTGATGCTGCTTCCAAGTTAATCTATTCTAAAGGGCTGAAAAATTGATTGGTAAACTGCATGACTAAAAtctctaaaaaagaaaaaaagaagttttttTCTGTGCCAGTCAACATTAACTGGGTGACCACAGACCCCTGTGCTCCTGATTGCTGTTACTGAGAAAATACTGAATAAAAATCAACAACCTTAGGGGAAAAGCCAAGGAATAAGTGTTGGTTTAGAGGTGTGTGCTCCGTTAATTTGTACCGGGGGGAAAAACTCCCTAGATCAGACCATTTAACACAGTGGTGGACTGTCAGGAGAGTATTAAATAAAGCCATTAGCTGCTGAATTTATCAGACTAGCTTTCCAAAGgacaaagaaatattttattagtTGGggtaatggaaaaggaaaaggtggTGGTTATTCCTCACAAGCTTTGCAAGTACTGTACAAAACACTCTGGCTGCCCTTCCTACTCCCATTCCACCAAAAAATTACCAAATAATAATCATATCTAGAAAGTAGTGACAGAGAAGTAGTTTAATTCTATTCACAAAGACAAAACATATAGCTTTTTATTCTGGAAACACTCTGTTACCAGAATAAATTACATAGAGGGTTGGTTTACTGTAGAAATAAAAAATCCCTaataataaaaaccccaaatgagtACAACTtggaaatggaaggaaaaaatacctcAATTCAATAATGCATATCTTACTTGGAAAATTGTCCAGACACTTGTAACAAATTTACATGAAACTAAGATAGTCAAAGTGTTTCTAAAAAAGGAATAAAGTCACTGATGTCTCTCAGGGTGACATAttttcagttaatttttttttttttagcaagacTCCCTAGTGAAATGAATATAAAGTTGCATTTAAAGATGGATATCATGACAAGTCTCATGTCAGCAACTCCAGAGCTGGAGGAATAGTGAGCTAATTGTCAGTATTCTTAGGAGCTCCACTTTATGGAGGATCCTTCACATTGAAACCAGAAGCATTTATCACTAAAATGTACAGCTGTTTATTTTAACTGAATAGTGGTGATTTCAACACAGTTTAGCTGTCTTGCCTTACTTCAGAGATTAAATCAGTAATAGTAACAGATCTGGTGGAGGgataacacagggaaaaaaacaacttCAAGATTATTAGTAGAGTATAAATCAGCTTATTCTAATTTTTAAATGCTATATATTTACCAGAAATTTGCTCCAGTTTTAAGGAACATATTAAGAGAATTTCTCAGCATGTATACTTCAAAAAGGCTAAAATCAGATTCCCAGATTTTTCAAGAAACTTAGAACTGCTGCCTTTATATCCCTGCAA includes:
- the RAB36 gene encoding ras-related protein Rab-36, with the protein product MKSNLMHWVPPVSRERIISQFPKWYTPEACVQLKEHFHAQVRTACQQSTATAGLKISKVVVVGDLHVGKTSLINRFCKDNFDRDYKATIGVDFEIERFEIIGMPYNLQIWDTAGQEKFKCIASAYYRGAEAIITVFDLADIQTLDHTKQWLEDALKKNEPDSSFIFLVGTKKDLVSGAVCDRTELDAIRFAKEMQAEYWSVSAKTGENVKEFFSRVAALAFEQSMIKELESTPGHRAQIGAGNLIKLEKKVMEVPEDNPQVSLSCC